A region of Argentina anserina chromosome 5, drPotAnse1.1, whole genome shotgun sequence DNA encodes the following proteins:
- the LOC126795811 gene encoding B3 domain-containing protein REM19-like produces the protein MGDDPAHRRAKAFKPGKPFFMVTMSPTYVHARYLHLPSAFAKEHLKEQPSEVRLRDSNEIKWPVEFRHSTRARFRVGWWEFVQGNNLKVGDVCVFVLIEKSEFLFDVHFFPQHIEVAHHKT, from the exons ATGGGAGATGATCCAGCTCATCGTAGAGCAAAGGCTTTCAAACCTGGAAAACCCTTTTTCATGGTTACCATGTCTCCTACATATGTCCATGCACGTTATCTG CATCTGCCATCTGCATTTGCCAAGGAGCATCTCAAAGAGCAGCCCAGCGAAGTCCGTCTTCGAGATTCAAATGAGATAAAATGGCCAGTCGAGTTCCGTCATTCCACAAGGGCCCGCTTCAGAGTTGGTTGGTGGGAATTTGTGCAAGGCAACAACTTGAAAGTGGGAGATGTGTGTGTCTTTGTGTTGATTGAAAAAAGTGAATTCTTATTTGATGTCCACTTTTTTCCGCAGCACATAGAAGTTGCACATCACAAAACTTGA